Proteins encoded within one genomic window of Amycolatopsis sp. 2-15:
- a CDS encoding recombinase family protein, with product MTAEISSDPWSTLDDILGLEVDDPVDDGIGELAVYGRCSTEDNQDPETSRGWQFGNARKFVEPLGGRVVAEFFDIGQSRSVPWDRRTEAARLLAELKNPRRTWNAVVVGEGTRCWFGNQFSLIAPRFAAYGVDLWVPELGGKYDARNPSHKMLMSVLGGMSESERQHVQARVRAAMDAQVVNEGRHQGGRAPYGYVVVDGGPHPNPRKAAEGFRLRVLAIDDEAAGVVRRIFAEYLKGVGDRAIAKGLNEDGVPCPSERRRDQNRHRLADGWQGSTVRSILENPRYTGYAIFGRWTKHETLLNPDDVSAGHVVRFRRVEPERVVRSRRPAHPEIVSVETFTQAQLVRRSRAAGGMRGIAKLDRDRSAAKHTYLLKGLVRCEICTRKMQGAAIRKGVYYRCIARTLAPGSAALADHPKTVNLREDVVTPPINDWLCRVFDPANRDETVAALVGAQGGQPGTGRDAVEKRLKDAEGRLRRHQAAIEAGVDPAALVDAMNIAQAERQAAKEELQHLPEAQTLNVAEVYAMLDQLGDVARHLNSRNPDRIMQVYRDLGLQVVYNNKKEAVVVTASPRVVNVCVRGGT from the coding sequence GTGACGGCTGAAATCAGCAGTGACCCGTGGTCGACGCTGGACGACATCTTGGGTCTCGAAGTTGACGACCCGGTCGACGACGGGATCGGAGAGCTGGCCGTCTACGGCCGGTGCTCTACCGAGGACAACCAGGACCCCGAGACTTCCCGCGGCTGGCAGTTCGGGAACGCTCGGAAGTTCGTCGAACCGCTCGGTGGCCGGGTCGTGGCCGAGTTCTTCGACATCGGGCAGTCACGTTCAGTGCCTTGGGACCGGCGTACCGAAGCCGCGCGGCTGCTGGCCGAGCTGAAGAACCCACGGCGGACGTGGAATGCCGTTGTGGTCGGCGAGGGCACGCGGTGTTGGTTCGGCAATCAGTTCTCGCTCATCGCGCCTCGATTCGCGGCCTACGGCGTAGATCTATGGGTGCCGGAACTGGGCGGGAAGTACGACGCGCGGAACCCATCGCACAAGATGCTCATGAGTGTGCTTGGCGGGATGAGTGAATCGGAGCGTCAGCACGTCCAGGCGCGTGTTCGCGCAGCGATGGATGCGCAGGTTGTGAACGAAGGACGACACCAGGGCGGCCGGGCGCCGTACGGATACGTCGTGGTCGACGGCGGTCCGCACCCGAACCCGCGGAAGGCGGCCGAGGGGTTCCGGCTACGCGTGTTGGCGATCGACGATGAGGCGGCCGGCGTCGTCCGGCGGATCTTTGCCGAGTACCTGAAAGGTGTGGGCGACCGCGCGATCGCGAAGGGCTTGAATGAGGACGGGGTGCCCTGCCCTTCGGAACGTCGACGCGACCAGAACCGCCACCGGCTCGCCGATGGCTGGCAAGGAAGCACCGTTCGATCCATTCTGGAGAATCCGCGCTATACCGGGTACGCGATCTTCGGCCGTTGGACCAAGCACGAAACCTTGCTGAACCCGGATGATGTGAGCGCGGGGCACGTCGTGCGATTCCGCCGCGTGGAGCCGGAACGCGTTGTTCGATCGCGCCGGCCCGCCCACCCGGAGATTGTCTCGGTGGAGACGTTCACGCAGGCACAGCTGGTGCGACGGTCCCGTGCGGCTGGCGGGATGCGCGGGATTGCGAAGCTTGACCGGGACCGGAGCGCCGCCAAGCACACCTATCTGCTGAAAGGGTTGGTGCGCTGCGAGATCTGTACGCGGAAGATGCAGGGCGCGGCGATTCGGAAAGGCGTGTACTACCGGTGCATCGCGCGGACACTGGCGCCGGGCTCGGCTGCCCTGGCCGACCACCCGAAGACGGTGAATCTGCGCGAGGACGTCGTGACTCCGCCGATCAACGATTGGCTGTGTCGGGTCTTCGACCCGGCCAACCGGGACGAGACGGTGGCCGCGCTGGTCGGAGCGCAGGGCGGCCAGCCAGGCACGGGCCGAGACGCCGTGGAGAAACGACTTAAGGACGCGGAAGGACGGCTGCGCAGGCACCAGGCGGCGATCGAAGCAGGGGTTGACCCGGCGGCCCTGGTCGACGCGATGAACATCGCTCAGGCCGAGCGACAAGCCGCGAAGGAAGAGCTTCAGCACCTGCCAGAAGCGCAGACGCTCAACGTGGCTGAGGTGTACGCCATGCTCGACCAGCTCGGAGACGTCGCACGGCACCTCAACTCACGGAACCCCGACCGGATCATGCAGGTCTACCGAGACCTGGGCCTACAAGTCGTCTACAACAACAAAAAAGAGGCGGTCGTTGTGACCGCCTCTCCCCGTGTGGTTAACGTGTGTGTCCGAGGGGGGACTTGA
- a CDS encoding DUF664 domain-containing protein, with protein MRHLSAADTDRGTNLWGLIKHVAGCELRYFGDTFGRPFGEPLPWFGDDEELNADVWATADESRDDIAELYRRAWAHSHTTITTLALDATGRVPHWPDDRSEVTLQHGARRSGEVDDLSKPAGAGAAGSRRSRALLRPADSFVRHDVQPTDENSWLLAEAPERESAGVVGISAAGDSAVLSYLCVAPEYRGRRPGGQLVVPPWPSGRRGRMTSTC; from the coding sequence GTGCGACATCTGTCGGCCGCTGACACCGACCGGGGGACCAACTTGTGGGGACTGATCAAACACGTGGCCGGCTGCGAGCTGAGGTACTTCGGAGACACCTTCGGACGGCCGTTTGGCGAGCCGCTGCCTTGGTTCGGCGATGACGAGGAACTGAACGCGGACGTGTGGGCGACCGCCGACGAGTCACGCGACGACATCGCCGAGCTGTACCGCCGGGCGTGGGCGCACTCGCACACGACGATCACCACACTGGCGCTGGACGCGACCGGCCGTGTGCCGCACTGGCCGGATGACCGGAGTGAGGTAACCCTGCAACATGGCGCCAGACGATCAGGTGAGGTGGACGACCTATCGAAACCGGCTGGAGCAGGCGCCGCGGGAAGCCGTCGGAGTCGAGCCTTGCTCCGTCCGGCCGACAGTTTTGTTCGTCATGATGTACAGCCCACCGACGAGAACTCCTGGCTGCTCGCCGAGGCACCAGAGCGCGAGTCAGCCGGGGTTGTCGGAATCAGTGCCGCAGGTGACTCTGCCGTACTCTCTTATCTCTGCGTGGCACCTGAATATCGCGGCCGGCGGCCGGGTGGGCAGCTTGTCGTGCCGCCATGGCCGTCGGGCCGACGGGGACGAATGACCAGCACGTGTTGA
- a CDS encoding STAS domain-containing protein, protein MVSVARRRVAAHSIFAVSTARRPSPPRWPSPWHAATAATTAAVVPPTHLARAQPGSDRLKCAGHSILNVTVVQRRKTLIDVVDGDVDQHTAPTMSEALETALARRPRRLVVDLSEVRFLNSTGLEVLLRAGKQLRAPTCAWSPRAARPGARCKSPSWPNSRSSMLHGPPPSPPQHETTATRPAVCPARRLDAGPAMRYRRRTVGALGMVSSTGVRGGARAQFRRPCVGEPDQRAWHDRSRAAGRAGRRDDPRGDREGRGGPRGRRRVRRDLPG, encoded by the coding sequence ATGGTCTCCGTCGCGCGCAGGCGCGTTGCAGCGCACTCGATCTTCGCCGTCTCCACCGCCCGCCGCCCGAGCCCGCCGCGGTGGCCATCTCCATGGCACGCAGCGACAGCGGCGACGACCGCAGCTGTGGTGCCGCCCACGCACCTGGCGAGAGCCCAGCCGGGCAGCGACCGTCTCAAGTGCGCAGGCCACTCGATCTTGAACGTCACGGTGGTGCAGCGGCGAAAGACACTGATTGACGTCGTGGACGGTGACGTGGACCAGCACACCGCGCCCACGATGAGCGAAGCACTGGAGACGGCATTGGCCCGACGACCCCGTCGCCTCGTGGTGGATCTGTCCGAGGTCCGATTCCTGAACTCCACCGGGCTCGAAGTCCTGCTGCGCGCCGGAAAGCAGCTCCGCGCGCCGACCTGCGCCTGGTCGCCACGAGCCGCGCGACCTGGCGCCCGCTGCAAATCACCCAGCTGGCCGAACAGCCGGTCATCCATGCTTCACGGGCCTCCGCCATCGCCGCCCCAGCACGAGACGACTGCCACCCGTCCGGCAGTCTGTCCTGCACGTCGGCTCGACGCTGGACCAGCGATGCGGTACAGGCGGCGAACTGTTGGGGCCCTTGGAATGGTGAGCTCGACCGGCGTACGAGGTGGCGCCCGTGCCCAATTCCGACGACCTTGCGTCGGAGAGCCTGACCAGCGTGCTTGGCACGATCGCTCGCGCGCTGCAGGGCGAGCCGGGCGTCGAGACGACCCTCGCGGCGATCGTGAAGGCCGCGGTGGACCACGTGGCCGGCGCCGAGTACGCCGGGATCTCCCTGGTTGA
- a CDS encoding ATP-binding protein encodes MPTWRLRDFHDDDLDRVIQLWDQDRQADDSPPVFPISEVIAATRTGELVVVAAVGDDVVGMAVAQAQGERAWIVGVALARLWRNRGIGSSLVGELERRLRAQGIRRISALLPPGATGAAALENSGYLARTGLVFYEKVEHLGASDAGLLAELGGRVLPRGLWTDLAGMEQEKETIERRIVLPLAEPTVADRHGVTPPKAVILFGPPGTGKTSFAKAVASRLEWPFVELFPSRLASVGAGGLANSLRDVFADLAGLESVVLFIDEVEEIAGVRSGLAVDPGHGVTNELLKLIPGFRDHDNRLLICATNSVRSLDPAFLRPGRFDYVIPVGPPDPAARAAIWRRYLGPTAESVELRRLVVASEMFTPADIEFAARKGAQAAFEREVVHGHDAPASTEDYLAAIADTRPTLTDPAITEFREDIEQYVRM; translated from the coding sequence GTGCCGACGTGGCGATTGCGGGACTTCCACGACGACGATCTGGACCGCGTCATCCAGCTTTGGGATCAGGACCGGCAGGCGGACGATTCGCCTCCGGTGTTTCCGATTTCGGAGGTCATCGCCGCGACCCGGACCGGCGAACTCGTCGTGGTCGCGGCAGTCGGCGATGACGTGGTGGGTATGGCAGTCGCGCAGGCCCAGGGGGAGCGGGCATGGATCGTGGGGGTGGCGCTCGCCCGGTTGTGGCGTAACCGCGGGATCGGCAGCTCCCTGGTCGGCGAGCTCGAGCGGCGACTGCGGGCGCAGGGGATACGCCGGATCAGTGCGCTGCTGCCTCCCGGCGCGACGGGAGCCGCGGCCCTGGAAAACTCCGGCTATCTCGCTCGCACCGGGTTGGTGTTTTACGAGAAGGTCGAGCATCTCGGTGCCAGCGACGCCGGGCTGCTAGCGGAGCTCGGTGGGCGGGTTCTCCCGCGAGGCCTCTGGACCGATCTCGCCGGGATGGAGCAGGAGAAGGAAACCATCGAGCGGAGGATAGTGCTGCCGCTGGCCGAGCCCACCGTGGCAGACCGGCATGGCGTCACACCACCGAAGGCAGTCATTCTCTTCGGTCCGCCGGGCACCGGCAAGACGAGTTTCGCCAAAGCTGTTGCCTCCCGGCTGGAGTGGCCGTTCGTGGAGCTGTTCCCTTCCAGGCTCGCGTCGGTGGGAGCAGGGGGTCTGGCCAATTCACTGCGGGACGTGTTCGCCGATCTGGCGGGGCTCGAGAGCGTTGTGCTGTTCATCGACGAAGTCGAGGAGATCGCCGGCGTCCGGTCCGGGCTGGCCGTTGATCCTGGCCACGGAGTCACCAATGAGCTGCTCAAACTGATCCCCGGCTTCCGCGACCACGACAACCGTTTGCTGATCTGCGCCACCAACTCGGTCCGCTCTCTCGATCCGGCGTTCTTGCGCCCGGGCCGGTTCGACTACGTCATTCCGGTCGGACCCCCAGACCCGGCGGCGAGGGCGGCGATATGGCGGCGCTACCTGGGTCCCACGGCCGAAAGTGTCGAGCTGCGCCGGTTGGTGGTGGCGAGCGAGATGTTCACGCCTGCCGACATCGAGTTCGCCGCCCGCAAGGGCGCTCAGGCCGCGTTCGAACGCGAAGTCGTCCACGGCCACGATGCCCCCGCCAGCACCGAGGACTACCTCGCCGCCATCGCCGACACTCGACCCACACTCACCGACCCGGCCATCACCGAGTTCCGAGAAGACATCGAGCAGTACGTGCGTATGTGA